The following coding sequences are from one Ursus arctos isolate Adak ecotype North America unplaced genomic scaffold, UrsArc2.0 scaffold_23, whole genome shotgun sequence window:
- the FGF3 gene encoding fibroblast growth factor 3: MGLIWLLLLSLLEPGWPAAGPGARLRRDAGGRGGVYEHLGGAPRRRKLYCATKYHLQLHPSGRVNGSLENSAYSILEMTAVEVGIVAIKGLFSGRYLAMNKRGRLYASESYNAECEFVERIHELGYNTYASRLYRTAPSGPGAQRQPSAERLWYVSVNGKGRPRRGFKTRRTQKSSLFLPRVLDHKDHEMVRLLQSEAGLRGGLPGPPGKGTRPRRQRKRSRGGRA; this comes from the exons ATGGGCCTAATCTGGCTCCTGCTGCTCAGCCTGCTGGAGCCCGGCTGGCCCGCCGCGGGTCCCGGGGCGCGACTGCGGCGCGATGCGGGCGGCCGCGGCGGCGTCTACGAGCACCTCGGCGGGGCGCCCCGGCGCCGCAAGCTCTACTGCGCCACCAAGTACCACCTGCAGCTGCACCCGAGTGGCCGCGTCAACGGCAGCCTGGAAAACAGCGCCTACA GTATCCTGGAGATGACAGCGGTGGAGGTGGGCATCGTGGCCATCAAGGGGCTCTTCTCCGGGCGGTACCTGGCCATGAACAAGAGGGGGCGGCTCTATGCTTCG GAGAGCTACAACGCCGAGTGTGAGTTCGTGGAGCGGATCCACGAGCTGGGCTACAACACGTACGCCTCGCGGCTGTACCGCACAGCGCCCAGCGGCCCGGGGGCCCAGCGGCAACCCAGCGCCGAGAGACTGTGGTATGTGTCCGTGAACGGCAAGGGCAGGCCCCGCAGGGGCTTCAAGACGCGCCGCACCCAGAAGTCCTCCTTGTTCCTGCCCCGCGTGCTGGACCACAAGGACCACGAGATGGTGCGGCTGCTCCAGAGCGAGGCCGGGCTCCGCGGCGGCCTGCCCGGGCCCCCAGGCAAGGGCACCAGGCCCCGGCGGCAGAGGAAGCGGAGCCGGGGAGGCCGTGCGTAG